From one Bacteroidota bacterium genomic stretch:
- a CDS encoding site-2 protease family protein has translation MKGAFQIASVKGIRIFIHWTFFILFIWIAYSRISANGTVTDVLHEIVFMLSLFFCVLLHELGHALAAAKYNIKTRDITLLPIGGVARLEKMPEDPKQELVVAIAGPLVNVAIVGVLLIIIYLGKGMPIAFDMEDYSANGFAVNMMIVNISLIVFNLIPAFPMDGGRVFRALLAMKWSRVRATQIAAAVGQSIAVLFIAAGLFFNPFLILIGVFVFFGAQTENKMIQQQSVFKNVTVKQAMISTYTALSDSSTYQEGVNALLSGYVTDFLVLSGAEVIGYVTRDELLKGYAEYGPDTLISHSTRKVDYAVTENDALDKVWMKMMESDLPLVPVYSNGVVTGILSKENVSELMALHLLKAQRG, from the coding sequence ATGAAAGGTGCATTTCAAATTGCGAGTGTGAAGGGAATCAGGATTTTTATCCATTGGACCTTTTTTATTTTATTCATCTGGATCGCTTACAGTCGTATAAGCGCAAACGGAACGGTAACTGATGTACTCCATGAAATTGTTTTTATGCTTTCCTTATTTTTTTGTGTGCTCCTGCATGAACTCGGTCATGCTTTGGCGGCCGCTAAATACAATATCAAAACCAGAGATATTACGCTCCTACCCATTGGTGGAGTAGCACGGCTGGAGAAAATGCCGGAAGATCCCAAGCAAGAGCTCGTTGTGGCAATTGCCGGTCCCCTGGTGAATGTGGCTATTGTAGGTGTTTTATTAATTATTATTTACCTTGGAAAGGGAATGCCCATTGCTTTCGATATGGAAGATTATTCAGCGAATGGATTTGCCGTGAACATGATGATCGTGAATATTTCGTTGATAGTGTTTAACCTGATCCCTGCTTTTCCGATGGATGGCGGCAGAGTTTTCAGGGCATTACTGGCGATGAAGTGGTCGAGAGTGCGTGCCACGCAGATTGCTGCTGCCGTCGGACAATCGATCGCGGTGCTGTTTATAGCAGCAGGTTTGTTTTTTAATCCTTTCCTGATTCTCATTGGTGTATTTGTGTTTTTCGGAGCACAAACTGAAAATAAAATGATACAGCAGCAGAGTGTTTTCAAAAACGTTACTGTAAAGCAAGCGATGATCAGTACCTATACCGCATTATCCGATTCTTCCACTTATCAGGAGGGTGTGAATGCCTTGCTTTCCGGTTATGTGACGGATTTCCTCGTGCTATCTGGAGCGGAAGTTATCGGCTATGTTACGCGTGATGAATTACTGAAAGGATATGCTGAATATGGTCCCGATACTTTAATCAGCCATTCCACACGGAAAGTGGACTATGCAGTGACAGAAAATGATGCGCTGGATAAAGTCTGGATGAAAATGATGGAGTCGGATTTACCGCTGGTACCTGTTTACAGCAATGGAGTCGTGACGGGTATACTTTCAAAGGAGAATGTTTCGGAATTGATGGCCTTGCATTTGTTGAAAGCCCAACGTGGCTAG
- a CDS encoding deoxynucleoside kinase, with product MHIAVAGNIGSGKTTLTSLLAKNLKWEPHYEDVDDNPYLNDFYEDMQRWSFNLQIFFLNSRFNQILKIRKSNKTVIQDRTIYEDAYIFAPNLHAMGLMTTRDFNNYLELFNLMSNFVQPPDLMIYLRGTVPALVNQIQKRGRAYENSIRLDYLKRLNERYEAWISQYEQGKILIIDIDDINFAENPEHLGMVINKINGEINGLF from the coding sequence ATGCACATTGCAGTGGCTGGCAATATCGGCTCCGGTAAAACCACATTAACAAGTCTGCTGGCAAAAAACCTGAAATGGGAACCACATTATGAAGATGTTGATGACAACCCCTACCTCAATGACTTCTACGAAGACATGCAACGGTGGTCATTTAATTTGCAGATTTTCTTTTTAAACAGCAGATTCAATCAAATACTTAAAATCAGAAAAAGCAATAAGACGGTAATTCAGGACAGAACCATCTATGAAGATGCATACATATTCGCACCGAATTTGCATGCCATGGGTTTAATGACTACCAGAGATTTTAATAATTACCTGGAGTTGTTCAACCTCATGAGTAATTTCGTTCAGCCACCTGATCTTATGATTTATTTGAGAGGCACCGTTCCTGCACTTGTCAATCAGATTCAAAAGAGAGGAAGAGCGTATGAAAACTCCATTCGTCTGGATTATCTCAAGCGCTTAAACGAACGCTATGAAGCCTGGATTTCACAATACGAACAGGGGAAAATATTGATCATCGATATTGATGATATCAATTTTGCTGAAAACCCTGAGCATCTGGGAATGGTCATCAATAAAATTAATGGTGAAATCAACGGACTTTTTTAA
- a CDS encoding CHAD domain-containing protein — protein sequence MTKIRYKKIESWQDEALQQLNLFIHTSHPENLHEARVMMKKILASAKLHSHITGKRNSCFKEWKTISSLAGEVRLTGIINKLLFHYPSLGDLKISEKVIAGRMRALQKRFIKSRKFLEESRMELSATMKKIDTKDLVKFLNNQLPKSVECINTPPETTGWHKSRIHLKRVMYLSSLLTTKQYFGLKVDVRHPFFDQLQEELGQWHDLTDLRQHIITGKLTSSRKRKLVLLMNPILLKKEKRIQRQWKKITNSGLVSEFDES from the coding sequence ATGACTAAAATTAGGTATAAGAAAATTGAATCGTGGCAGGATGAAGCTTTACAGCAGCTAAATCTCTTTATCCACACTTCTCATCCTGAAAATTTGCACGAAGCGCGTGTGATGATGAAAAAGATTCTGGCTTCCGCTAAATTGCATTCACATATTACGGGAAAAAGAAACAGTTGTTTTAAAGAATGGAAAACCATTTCCTCATTAGCAGGGGAGGTTCGGTTAACCGGAATTATAAATAAACTATTGTTTCACTACCCATCATTGGGTGACCTGAAAATTTCTGAAAAAGTAATCGCCGGTCGAATGAGAGCGTTGCAAAAGAGATTTATAAAGTCGCGAAAATTTCTTGAAGAAAGCAGGATGGAACTATCTGCCACCATGAAAAAAATAGATACTAAAGATTTAGTGAAATTTCTGAATAATCAATTGCCAAAGTCCGTTGAATGTATAAACACTCCTCCTGAAACTACCGGTTGGCATAAATCCAGAATTCATCTAAAAAGAGTAATGTATTTATCTTCACTGTTAACCACTAAGCAATACTTCGGTTTAAAGGTCGATGTGCGTCATCCTTTCTTTGATCAACTTCAAGAGGAACTCGGACAATGGCACGACTTGACCGACTTGCGCCAACACATAATAACCGGTAAGTTAACATCTTCTCGAAAACGGAAATTAGTACTATTAATGAATCCTATCCTTCTAAAGAAAGAAAAAAGGATTCAACGTCAATGGAAGAAGATAACGAATTCAGGACTTGTATCAGAGTTTGATGAATCGTAA
- a CDS encoding glycoside hydrolase family 16 protein encodes MSTVYTRGNYFHYRLSIFFLLLTSISTLKGQVLIEFKGDEKTIYAYKGGDEFTGEYLNKEKWMTAYPWARHLYCSMDVNYYSDGDDLIQQGGVLSITARKSKITARAIPYESDSFLLRCPDKPTVSNLMTFDYQSGIIYSKEKYTYGLFEIRFRTDVSSGLWPTFWLFGADNQEIDIFEMGGSRAGAFHVDVHCKKGCKNYPVFLGLLRKNWGSHLYTTADWKNNFHTISIDWREEGITWYLDGLPVAWWKGTFNDPLALIANLAVTNKDGSIGGAITGSTLFPAKFDIEYIRIWQKDNKQNYRFESSGNASPFRVSMQNNKNSESATLTKKKRPEYKRKIIKTPVQRIGIFRESADKLLVSMEGNKSATAMIELTIKGSPAAKQQHELKNGTSLLPLSGPGIYALKVKCADQMEEVFIEVQ; translated from the coding sequence ATGTCCACTGTTTACACTAGAGGAAATTATTTCCATTACCGACTGAGCATCTTTTTTCTTCTATTGACATCAATCAGCACTTTGAAGGGTCAGGTTTTAATAGAATTTAAGGGAGATGAAAAAACAATTTATGCTTACAAAGGAGGAGATGAATTCACCGGTGAATATCTAAACAAAGAAAAATGGATGACTGCTTATCCATGGGCCAGGCATTTGTATTGCAGCATGGATGTTAATTACTATTCTGACGGAGACGATCTTATACAGCAAGGCGGGGTATTGTCCATCACCGCCCGAAAAAGTAAAATCACTGCCAGAGCAATACCTTATGAAAGTGATAGTTTCCTGTTACGATGTCCGGACAAACCTACTGTCAGCAACCTTATGACATTTGATTATCAGAGTGGGATAATTTATTCAAAAGAAAAATACACCTATGGATTATTTGAAATTCGTTTTCGCACTGACGTTTCCTCGGGATTATGGCCGACATTCTGGTTGTTTGGGGCAGATAATCAGGAGATCGATATTTTTGAGATGGGCGGATCCAGAGCGGGTGCTTTTCATGTGGATGTGCATTGTAAAAAGGGCTGTAAAAACTATCCTGTATTTTTAGGGTTATTAAGAAAAAACTGGGGCTCCCATTTATATACAACGGCAGACTGGAAAAATAATTTCCATACCATCAGCATCGACTGGCGCGAGGAAGGCATTACCTGGTACCTGGACGGACTGCCTGTCGCATGGTGGAAGGGAACATTCAACGACCCATTGGCTTTAATTGCTAATCTGGCAGTGACCAATAAAGATGGTTCCATTGGAGGAGCGATCACCGGGAGCACGCTGTTTCCTGCAAAATTTGATATTGAATACATCCGCATTTGGCAAAAAGACAACAAACAAAATTACCGCTTTGAAAGCTCAGGAAATGCATCTCCGTTTCGGGTATCTATGCAGAATAATAAAAATTCTGAATCAGCTACTCTGACAAAAAAGAAAAGACCGGAATACAAGAGAAAAATAATAAAAACACCCGTTCAAAGAATCGGCATCTTCCGGGAATCAGCTGATAAACTGTTGGTAAGCATGGAAGGGAATAAGAGTGCTACAGCCATGATAGAACTGACTATAAAAGGTAGTCCGGCAGCGAAGCAGCAGCATGAACTAAAAAACGGAACATCCCTCCTCCCCTTATCCGGACCGGGAATCTATGCGCTTAAAGTAAAATGCGCAGACCAAATGGAGGAGGTATTCATTGAAGTGCAATAG
- a CDS encoding T9SS type A sorting domain-containing protein, with protein MKKEHFAALLLLLMVSVNAKAQWSWLHPSPQGNNINKLSFLNTSTGWAAGDKGALIKTTNGGSSWALQYPGHIDDITELQFTDSLNGFMAAGSDLYYSSNSGTSWSIRYRFPSYIISALSMVDADSGVVALKNGSSMGQLFKTTDGGLSWQQILPNTPGDINDIALTANGNGMLVGTGALSMRTTDYGNTWSFVGIASAVEFIDLSMPSGQNIYIASAAQIFQSTDAGVTFTPIGNPAQTAGTNLLSIDFVNLNNGVVGSEAGNIFFTSDGGANWNNYLSNDWFNALDVSANTANNFIVAGTNGSLLKSTNGGTAWNELSSRVSETRLNGIETLSSTEAFAAGVSGTILHTTNSGVTWTPQASNAGGEDLHDILFVNATTGLAVGSSGTIVKTIDGGANWNFIFSGIGENLYNLHKTSGNKIYVCGANAKIAFSTNNGDTWTDVPNSFTGLGYDFKLIQSFGTDTLIISTNQPYLVTTYDNGLSWNLVNNGGATDNTAMYFSNSMTGFTGTSIGEIYSTVDGGINWSLELQTNGNDPINCIKFTDPLNGWFFAGNEIYRTANGGSVWGKEINPSKAPLYDIDFLVGNNALAVGDGLSTILARKNDMQLSLPTNTFCTDNGYTLAINANGNWNPGNQFRIELSDEFGEFIYPTTLGSVTATGTTPVPINVPNGLIDGTDYRIRIFSTNPPMWSPLNSIPIEVRTSPDAYIVAGGPTAFCAGSSVTLYAFTGANWVYQWYKDGVLINGANADTLFVDSTGNYTVNVSDGICDLTSPITDVLVINCSGISEQLSASNYLLYPNPSKDIIRITSKDSRAINKMTITDITGRIIDVITPGDATAIQLNVESYPQGMYQVIIDGNKPAVLRFIKL; from the coding sequence ATGAAAAAAGAACATTTCGCTGCCCTACTTCTACTGCTGATGGTTTCTGTTAACGCGAAAGCACAATGGAGTTGGCTTCATCCCTCTCCCCAGGGAAATAACATCAACAAACTGAGTTTTTTAAATACTTCTACAGGATGGGCTGCCGGAGATAAAGGCGCATTGATTAAAACCACTAATGGGGGCAGTTCCTGGGCATTGCAATATCCCGGACATATTGATGACATCACCGAATTGCAGTTCACCGATAGTTTGAATGGATTTATGGCAGCCGGTAGTGATTTATATTATTCCTCTAACAGCGGAACATCATGGAGTATCCGCTATCGTTTTCCATCCTATATCATTAGTGCATTATCTATGGTGGATGCAGATAGCGGAGTTGTTGCTTTGAAAAACGGAAGTTCAATGGGTCAATTATTTAAGACCACTGACGGTGGACTATCCTGGCAGCAAATATTACCCAATACACCCGGAGATATTAATGATATTGCATTGACAGCAAATGGCAATGGAATGCTCGTAGGTACAGGTGCTTTATCCATGCGCACAACAGATTATGGTAATACCTGGAGTTTTGTAGGAATAGCAAGTGCGGTCGAATTTATTGACCTCAGCATGCCTTCCGGACAGAATATTTACATCGCCTCAGCAGCACAAATTTTTCAATCCACAGATGCCGGGGTAACCTTTACGCCCATTGGGAATCCTGCACAAACCGCGGGTACCAACCTCCTTAGCATCGACTTTGTCAATCTCAACAATGGTGTGGTGGGCAGTGAGGCCGGCAATATATTTTTCACTTCAGATGGAGGGGCTAACTGGAATAACTATTTATCCAATGACTGGTTCAATGCGCTGGATGTGTCGGCAAACACAGCGAATAACTTCATCGTTGCAGGAACGAATGGATCGTTACTAAAATCAACGAATGGAGGAACAGCATGGAATGAACTCTCCTCACGTGTTTCTGAAACCAGATTAAATGGTATTGAAACCCTATCATCTACCGAAGCTTTTGCTGCTGGAGTTTCCGGAACGATTTTACACACCACCAACAGTGGAGTGACCTGGACACCACAGGCTAGCAATGCAGGTGGTGAAGACTTACATGATATTCTTTTTGTAAATGCCACAACAGGATTAGCAGTGGGCTCCAGCGGAACCATTGTAAAAACTATTGATGGAGGGGCAAACTGGAATTTTATTTTTAGCGGTATCGGTGAAAATTTATATAACCTTCATAAGACTTCCGGTAATAAAATTTATGTCTGCGGAGCGAATGCAAAAATTGCCTTTTCCACTAACAATGGTGATACCTGGACGGATGTTCCCAATTCATTTACAGGATTAGGATATGACTTTAAACTCATACAAAGCTTTGGAACCGACACACTCATCATCTCCACCAACCAACCTTATCTTGTTACTACCTACGACAATGGTTTAAGCTGGAATTTAGTCAACAATGGAGGGGCTACAGATAATACAGCGATGTATTTCAGCAATAGCATGACCGGATTTACGGGAACCAGTATCGGAGAAATTTATTCGACAGTAGATGGAGGAATCAACTGGTCACTCGAATTGCAAACGAATGGAAATGATCCGATCAATTGCATAAAATTTACGGATCCGTTGAACGGATGGTTCTTCGCCGGCAATGAAATTTACAGAACCGCTAATGGAGGAAGTGTATGGGGAAAAGAAATCAATCCAAGTAAAGCCCCATTATACGACATAGATTTTCTAGTTGGCAACAATGCACTGGCTGTTGGAGATGGTCTCTCCACTATTCTTGCAAGGAAAAATGATATGCAATTGAGTTTACCGACAAATACTTTTTGTACAGACAATGGCTACACGCTTGCCATCAATGCAAATGGCAACTGGAATCCCGGCAATCAATTTCGTATCGAATTATCCGATGAATTCGGTGAGTTTATCTATCCGACAACACTAGGATCTGTTACTGCAACAGGAACAACACCCGTTCCTATCAACGTACCCAACGGACTCATTGATGGAACAGATTACAGGATTAGAATTTTTTCTACCAATCCCCCTATGTGGAGTCCGCTCAATTCTATTCCTATTGAAGTTCGAACATCTCCTGATGCCTATATCGTTGCCGGAGGACCCACAGCCTTTTGTGCAGGAAGTTCTGTCACCTTGTATGCATTTACAGGAGCGAACTGGGTATACCAATGGTATAAAGATGGAGTACTTATCAACGGAGCAAATGCCGATACCCTATTCGTTGATTCCACAGGGAATTATACAGTTAATGTAAGCGATGGTATATGTGATCTCACCTCTCCGATTACGGATGTACTGGTGATCAACTGCAGTGGAATTTCAGAGCAGTTATCTGCCTCAAATTATCTTTTGTACCCCAACCCATCAAAAGACATCATTCGCATCACTTCAAAAGACAGTCGAGCGATTAACAAAATGACCATTACAGATATAACCGGAAGAATTATTGATGTGATTACTCCTGGAGATGCGACAGCTATTCAATTGAATGTTGAAAGTTATCCTCAAGGGATGTATCAGGTGATCATTGATGGAAATAAGCCGGCGGTATTACGATTCATCAAACTCTGA
- a CDS encoding GH3 auxin-responsive promoter family protein has translation MPIINSVLSWIMKQRLHQIELFMKFPNEVQQDLLKKLIVASRYTEFGRRFDFSSISSSREFRQRIPIQDYESLKPYIFRLKAGEQQLLWPSDVRWFAKSSGTTNDKSKFIPVTSEALEECHYKGGKDLLCMYFHNNPETQLFNGKLLTLGGSHQINSLSNDSFYGDLSAILIQNLPFWIQLFRTPERSIALMDEWEEKIEMMAKTCMFENVTNIAGVPSWTLVLLKRILEISGKSDLTEIWPNLELFVHGAVSFTPYKDQFQKLIPKSDMFYLETYNASEGFFGIQDRLYSEDMLLMLDYGIYYEFLPVSEWEKENPTTITLDEVKLNENYAIIITTNAGLWRYKIGDTVAFTSLSPFRIRITGRTAHFINAFGEELIIENADKAIQAACHATGAIIREYTAGPVYFSDKSSGAHEWIIEFVSPPIDIHDFTVLLDDALKAQNSDYEAKRYKDKVLALPIIHNVPPNTFYEWMKRREKLGGQHKVPRLSNNRNYLEEILNNVQVGE, from the coding sequence ATGCCTATCATCAATTCGGTTTTATCATGGATAATGAAGCAGCGATTGCATCAGATTGAACTATTCATGAAATTTCCGAATGAAGTTCAGCAAGATCTTTTAAAGAAATTGATTGTCGCTTCCCGCTATACTGAATTCGGCAGGCGATTCGACTTTTCATCCATCTCCAGTTCCAGAGAATTCAGACAGCGAATTCCTATTCAGGATTATGAAAGTTTAAAACCCTACATTTTCAGATTAAAAGCAGGGGAACAGCAATTACTATGGCCGAGTGATGTACGCTGGTTTGCTAAATCAAGCGGTACAACCAATGATAAATCTAAATTTATTCCTGTTACTTCAGAAGCGTTAGAGGAATGCCATTACAAGGGGGGAAAAGATTTACTCTGCATGTATTTTCACAATAATCCGGAGACACAATTATTTAACGGGAAGTTATTGACACTGGGAGGCAGTCATCAGATCAATTCCCTCAGCAATGATTCCTTCTACGGTGATCTGAGTGCGATCCTTATACAAAACCTCCCCTTCTGGATACAGTTATTCAGAACGCCGGAGCGGTCTATTGCGCTCATGGATGAATGGGAGGAGAAAATTGAGATGATGGCCAAGACATGCATGTTTGAGAATGTCACTAACATAGCAGGTGTTCCTTCCTGGACATTGGTATTGCTGAAACGCATTTTAGAAATCAGCGGCAAAAGTGATCTCACGGAAATATGGCCCAATCTGGAGTTATTTGTACATGGTGCAGTTAGTTTCACGCCTTATAAAGATCAATTCCAAAAGTTGATTCCAAAATCAGATATGTTTTATCTGGAAACATACAATGCTTCAGAAGGATTTTTTGGTATTCAGGATCGACTCTACAGTGAGGATATGTTGCTCATGCTGGATTACGGCATATACTATGAGTTTTTACCGGTGAGTGAATGGGAAAAAGAAAATCCAACTACGATCACACTCGATGAAGTGAAATTAAATGAAAACTACGCGATCATCATCACCACCAATGCAGGTTTATGGAGATATAAAATCGGAGATACTGTGGCATTTACCAGCTTAAGTCCTTTCAGAATAAGAATTACCGGAAGAACTGCGCATTTTATCAATGCCTTTGGCGAGGAATTAATCATCGAGAACGCTGACAAAGCCATTCAAGCTGCATGCCATGCCACCGGTGCTATTATCAGAGAATACACTGCAGGACCGGTTTATTTCAGTGACAAAAGCAGCGGTGCTCATGAGTGGATCATTGAATTCGTCTCACCGCCGATAGACATCCATGACTTCACTGTTTTATTGGATGATGCGTTAAAAGCACAAAATTCTGACTACGAAGCCAAAAGATACAAGGATAAAGTTTTAGCACTTCCCATTATACATAATGTTCCACCAAATACGTTTTACGAATGGATGAAGCGAAGAGAAAAATTAGGCGGTCAACATAAAGTGCCTCGCCTGTCAAATAACAGAAATTATCTCGAAGAAATTTTAAATAATGTACAGGTTGGCGAATAG
- a CDS encoding bifunctional nuclease family protein has translation MKKIKLEIIGLSFSQTQSGAYALILGEEEGKRRLPIIIGGFEAQAIAVELENMQPSRPLTHDLFKNFAIEFDIHIDEIIIYNLKEGIFYSKLICTNKEGESKEIDARTSDAIAMAVRFNCPIYSFEFILSSAGMVLDETEGATEEEKPKSLPKKSAATKVTEVANDYTSLSVEELKELLMKAIDEEAYETASKIRDELSKRKKSSEQ, from the coding sequence ATGAAAAAAATTAAACTTGAAATCATAGGGCTCTCCTTTAGTCAAACACAAAGCGGAGCATATGCACTTATACTTGGCGAAGAGGAAGGTAAGCGCCGACTCCCTATTATAATTGGAGGATTTGAAGCGCAAGCCATTGCTGTCGAGTTGGAAAACATGCAGCCCAGTCGGCCGTTAACACATGATTTATTTAAAAATTTCGCTATCGAATTCGATATTCATATTGATGAGATTATAATTTACAATTTAAAAGAAGGTATTTTTTATTCCAAATTGATATGTACCAACAAAGAAGGTGAAAGTAAGGAGATTGATGCCCGCACTTCCGACGCGATTGCAATGGCTGTACGATTCAACTGTCCGATATATTCTTTTGAATTCATTCTCTCTTCAGCAGGAATGGTCCTTGATGAAACAGAAGGTGCAACAGAAGAAGAAAAACCTAAAAGTTTACCTAAGAAAAGTGCAGCCACGAAAGTCACGGAAGTGGCCAATGATTACACCTCTTTATCTGTTGAAGAGTTAAAAGAGCTTTTAATGAAAGCCATTGATGAAGAAGCCTATGAAACTGCCTCTAAAATCAGAGATGAGCTTAGCAAACGGAAGAAATCTTCGGAACAATAA
- the polX gene encoding DNA polymerase/3'-5' exonuclease PolX, translated as MENYHIAEILEETAKLMELHGENPFKIRSFQNAALKIEKSLVKLDGKSIEELEAMEGIGKSLSQKIHHLLVHKSLPDLEKLLQDTPPGVREMLKLKGLGPKKTALLWKELQIESPGELLYACNENRLVELKGFGSKTQDILKKSVEYILSKKGHFHYAYGERVAYEFIKAIQLINNSIPLQITGALRRKCETIDSIQFIAPLATESTLQEAISSLPAELYHSTDCTKGDIQLTGPGDIKIQILFYEETEEAWNLWKTTGNEKHISLCFQKQPIGESDLKKLKSEMEIYEQFHLPYLEPEFREGLHEIEKAVSKKLPAKLITTEHLKGILHNHSTYSDGKNTLEEMAIACRDKGYQYLGISDHSKTAFYAGGLSIERVIAQQEEIAILNTKLAPFRIFSGIESDILADGSLDYPDEILSRFDFIVASVHSGLRMDSEKATARLLKAIRNPYTTILGHPTGRLLLAREGYPINYEEILKACAEENVVVELNAHPYRLDLDWRWIDYAVQLGLKISINPDAHSIEGYGDMYYGVAVARKGFLSVEDTFNALSLEEITEWFKKKKSALGSIK; from the coding sequence ATGGAAAATTATCATATAGCTGAAATTCTGGAAGAAACAGCAAAGCTGATGGAGTTGCATGGAGAGAATCCTTTTAAAATCCGATCCTTTCAAAATGCCGCATTAAAAATTGAAAAGAGTTTGGTGAAGCTGGATGGGAAATCCATAGAAGAACTTGAGGCGATGGAGGGTATTGGAAAAAGTTTGAGTCAAAAGATTCATCATTTATTAGTACATAAATCTTTACCGGATCTTGAAAAACTTTTACAAGACACTCCGCCCGGTGTCCGTGAAATGTTGAAGTTAAAAGGACTTGGTCCCAAGAAAACGGCATTACTCTGGAAAGAGTTGCAGATTGAATCACCCGGTGAGTTATTATACGCCTGCAATGAAAACAGGCTGGTGGAGCTAAAGGGATTCGGCTCGAAGACGCAGGATATACTTAAGAAAAGTGTCGAGTACATTCTATCAAAAAAAGGCCATTTTCACTATGCGTATGGGGAGCGCGTTGCCTATGAATTTATAAAGGCAATTCAACTTATTAATAACAGCATTCCACTACAAATAACAGGAGCATTAAGAAGGAAATGCGAAACGATAGACAGCATTCAGTTCATCGCTCCTTTAGCTACTGAATCGACGCTGCAAGAAGCCATCTCTAGTTTACCAGCCGAACTTTATCATTCAACAGATTGTACGAAAGGTGATATTCAACTGACCGGTCCCGGTGATATCAAAATACAAATACTGTTTTATGAAGAAACTGAGGAAGCATGGAATTTATGGAAGACGACCGGAAATGAAAAGCATATCTCGCTCTGTTTTCAAAAACAACCCATTGGTGAATCGGACTTAAAGAAATTGAAATCAGAAATGGAGATTTACGAACAATTCCATCTCCCCTATTTAGAGCCGGAATTCAGGGAAGGACTTCATGAAATTGAAAAAGCAGTTTCCAAAAAATTACCAGCAAAACTCATTACAACCGAACATCTCAAAGGCATTCTTCATAATCACTCCACTTATAGTGACGGCAAGAATACTTTGGAAGAAATGGCCATCGCTTGCCGTGATAAAGGGTATCAATACCTGGGCATTTCTGATCATAGTAAAACCGCATTTTATGCAGGAGGATTAAGTATAGAACGAGTAATCGCCCAGCAGGAAGAAATTGCAATATTGAACACAAAACTGGCTCCCTTTCGAATTTTCTCAGGAATTGAATCCGATATATTAGCAGATGGAAGTCTGGATTACCCGGATGAAATTTTATCGCGATTCGATTTTATTGTAGCCTCTGTTCATTCCGGTTTAAGGATGGACAGTGAAAAGGCAACAGCACGACTACTCAAGGCCATACGCAATCCATACACCACCATTTTAGGACATCCCACCGGTCGTTTACTGCTCGCCAGAGAAGGTTATCCCATAAATTATGAGGAAATTTTAAAAGCTTGCGCTGAGGAAAATGTCGTAGTAGAATTAAATGCACATCCCTACCGTTTGGATCTGGACTGGAGATGGATCGACTATGCTGTACAGCTCGGATTAAAGATTTCCATTAATCCTGATGCTCATTCCATTGAGGGTTATGGTGATATGTATTATGGTGTGGCGGTAGCCAGGAAGGGTTTTTTAAGTGTGGAAGACACTTTTAACGCGCTCTCGCTGGAAGAAATCACGGAATGGTTCAAAAAGAAAAAATCAGCCTTGGGAAGTATTAAATAA